The genomic interval AGTAACCAATTCCTCAGACTCTGGGATTGGGGAGGGAGCCCTCAGATTTCGtgacccctccctccttccctccctctctcctcctcttctaccCTTGATGTTAGATAGAGGCCGGGAAGCCAGGGTTCTGGGACCTGGAGGGACAATCTCAGCTGGGTAGAGTGTGGTTATCTGTTTTCTCTAGGGACTAATGGTGGTGGCCAGAAGCACGGTTTGGAGCTTCAGGAAGTTAGATTTTTACCCCACTTTGATGGTGCttgggatctaacccagggctctgcatgctgggcaagcgctgtactactgagttacatttccAGTCCCAGATGTTATATTTAAGGCCCAGAAGCCCTGGACTCCTGGGTCCAGACACTGGGTGAAGGCGGGGTGACTAGCAGGGCTGGTTTTTCGGGACCGGCCAGGGGAGGGGCCGAGACCACGTGACTCTGAGTCTACCAGCCTCTCCCCCCCCCATCATTCccacttccccttctccttccagtACTGGGATTGGAGCAGCCACCTTCAGGGGGGGTCCTCAGGGCTGGGATAGTGGAAGCCCCACCCGAGGGACCTGGGGAAAGGGGGCCTAAGGGGACAGACTAATTCTTCTGGCTTGTCCGGTTTTTGGCGGGGAGGGCGGGGGCACGCTGCTGTGCCTGTGCCTGATTTTTCTGCTTCTCAAGGTCTCTGGCTCTCGGCCtgtttctcttccctcttctgcCCTTTGTACCCTGCTTTTTACTGTGCTAGGGTTCAGCTCTGGGGGGAAGGGTCATTGGGGGTTTCCAGGATCCTGATTTCTGCGTTCCATCCAATCCCCCACTGCAACCCCCCCGACTTTACCGGGTCCTGAGGCTGCTGGGGGGGGGCTGTCTGGGCCCCCGTGGGGGAGACCTGGGGTCACCAGCCCCCCCCACCCCTCGCACTCGTTGGTACTGTCCCCCTCCATCACAGGTGAGGGGTacagagggaggagcagggcctggggtgaGAGGGAGGGACAATAGAGATGGTATGGAGTTATCTGACTTCCTCTTCCTTGCTCCTCCAGGCCCCTGTGTCTGTCtgggatgaggaggaggatggtGCCACCTTTACTGTCACAAGCCGCCAATATCGGCCTCTTGATCCCTTGGTGAGATCATGACTTTGGCTTCTCACCTCTGACCCCTCTTGTCCCAGTCCCTTTCCTCTGGCTGACTTTCTGACCAGAGTACCGGGTTGGAGGTCCAGAGCCTACCACTCTGCTGTGTGATATAGGCTAAGTCCTTTGCCCACTTTGAATCTCATCAAAATGATTCTGGATCAACTTCTTAGTCTGGAATTGTCCCCAGATATCTAGGGGGCAGTGTTGAAGGAAAGGCCAGTGACCAACTGTCTGTGTCCTCCAGGCCCCCACACCTCCACCACGGTCCTCCCGACGGCTCCGAGCTGGCACCCTGGAGGCTCTGGTCAGACACCTGCTGGATCCCCGGACATCAGGGGCTGACATGACATTCATGTCAGCCTTCCTAGCCACCCACAGGGCCTTCACCTCCACGCCTGCCCTGCTTGGGCTTGTGGCTGACAGGTCAGGGTCATAAGGAGCCAAAGGTCACGGAGGTGTTTTCTAAAGCTGGAACATCCATCCAAAGGAGTCAGAGCCATGAAGGGGGTGGGCAGGGGCGGAGGTGGTTGAGGGAGTTGGAAAGATGCACAGATAAGTTCTCTCCCCTCAGGCTGGAAGCCCTTGAGTCTCATCCTACTGATGAGCTAGAGAGGACAACAGGGTGAGTGATCCtattctcaacctcagtctcctctGCCCAAGCTGTGGCTGGACCTCTGACCCCTGGCTGATTCCCCGTCTCCCAGGGTAGCCATCTCTGTACTGTCAACCTGGCTGGCCTCTCACCCTGAGGATTTTGGCTCTGAGGTCAAGGGTCAGCTTGACCGGCTTGAGGGCTTCTTGCATCGGACAGGGTATGCAGCTGGGGAGGGTGTTGGGGGGGGCAGCGCTGACCTCTTCCGCAACCTCCGGTCCCGGGTGGACCCCCAGGCCCCCGACCTTCCTAAGCCCCTGGCCCTCCCCGGCGACCCCCCTGCTGACCCCACGGATGTCCTGGTGTTCCTCGCTGACCACTTGGCCGAGCAGCTGACCCTGCTAGATGCGGTGAGACCCTGACCTTTGATCCCTATGTCCCTTGACCCCTTACTAACCTCTCCTTGACTCCAGATCCTTGTCCTTGCTTCCACCCCATTCCTAATCCAGTTCCTAGCCTCCTCCATCTACTGTTTTGACTTTTTCCCTTGGTGGTTACCCTTTCAAACCCTGTACCCTTCTGGTTCCCTGGCCACCTGAGATCCTCAGATCCCTGGTATTGGAAGGCTCAACTCACTTGACTGTGAACTTTAACCTTTGCCCTCTGCCCTGCAGGAACTATTTCTCAATCTGGTCCCCTCTCAGTGCTTGGGGGGCCTGTGGGGTCACAGAGACCGGCCAGGACATTCCCATCTCTGCCCATCTGTCCGAGCAACTGTCACACAATTCAACAAGGTGGCAGGGGCTGTGGTTAGCTCTGTCCTGGGGGCCACCTCAACAGGAGAGGGACCTGGGGAGGTGACCATACGCCCACTTCGACCTCCCCAGAGGGCCCGGCTCCTAGAGAAGTGGATCCGTGTGGCAGACGTAAGTAAGGATTGTCCTGTTGGGGACCATGGTTTGGAGAGGGGTCCCACAGCCTTGGCTTTCCTCTTGGACTCCCACAGGAGTGCCGACTTCTCCGAAACTTCTCTTCAGTTTATGCTGTTGTGTCAGCCCTGCAGTCCAGCCCCATCCATAGGCTTCGGGCAgcctggggagaagcagccaggTGGGGAGGCCAACACGCTGGACTGAGGGTGGGAAGACAGGGTGACTAAGACAGGCCTGTCCTCAGGGCCTTTGTTCTCCTTCCCCCAGGGACAGCCTCCGAGTCTTTTCTAGCCTCTGCCAGATTTTCTCTGAGGAGGACAATTATTCCCAGAGCAGGGAGCTCCTCCTGCAGGTGAGGCCCTATTATCTGGCATACCCAAACTTTCTTGTGCCTACTTGCCACATATCTCCTTGTTTTGTCACCACCAGGAGGTGAAACTGCAGCCCCCTCTGGAGCCACACTCCAAGAAGTCCCCGAGGTCTGGTTCCCGGGGTGGGGTGAGTGATTAGCAGAGGGTTGGGGAGAGGTATGGAGTGCCTTCATAGGAGGAAGTctgaggggtgggaaggggaacCATAGGTGATTGAGGAGAATAAAAAGTTGTTCTCAGAGGCAATGAGGGAAAGTATGGAGGGATATAGGATCCTTAGACCAGAGACAGGGCCTCTGATCCTGACGTCTAACTTCAGGGTGTGGTCCCATACCTTGGTACCTTCCTGAAGGACCTCGTGATGCTGGATGCAGCCTCCAAGGATGAACTGGAGGTCAGTGGTTTGTGTTTGCACTGTAATGATGTAACAAGGGGGCCTTACAGTCAGGTAGACCTCCCTCCAAAAGGAGCTGGGAGGCCTAAGCAGCTGAGCCCAGGGTTCTGGAGCCAGGTTGCTGGGGTCTGGTTCTGTTTCTGTGACAAGATGCTTCACGTTTTTGTTATCTGTAAATGGGAAACTAGTGGCAATATCTATATCAATCTATTATTTATGAGTTAAATGAATTCATATTTGTTAGGTACTTCCAGCATGCTTGAAATGTTGGTATATAGAATTTGTTAATTAAACAAGTACTGAGGACTGGGGAGTAGCTCAGTAGTAGcttacctgcctagcatgcactaggctctgagtttgatccccagcactgagaaaACAACAACAGATACCTTGTCCTTTCTGAGccccattttctcatctgtaaagtagacacgtttttttttctgagttattAACTTAAAGGGTTAAGTGGAGTGTTTAGGGCATGAGAGAGATGAGAAAGAGGGACAGGAAGGATGGAAGAGTCAAAGAGGCCAGCGGAGTGTAGTGTTTATGGGTTGGATGTGGCGGTGTAGTGTTTAGGAGAGGGAACATTCTCTCTGTTGCTTGGAAGGCAGGGTTAAGACTTTTACTCTTATCCCATTGTCCTTGCAGAATGGTTACATCAATTTTGACAAGCGTAGGAAGGTGAGAGGAATGCGTGGGCTGGATGTTGGACATCTTTATCTGTGTCCCAAGAAGAGAACGAGGGGGGAAATTGGGGGTCCCTGAGAGTTTTGGCTCCTGCAGTTGAGGACTCCTTCCCAGGAGTTTGCTGTCCTTTCTGAGTTGCGACGGCTCCAGAATGAATGTCGTGGCTATGACCTTCGACCTGACCCTGATATCCAACAGTGGCTCCGGGGGCTCCAGCCActgactgaggctcagaggtgaCTGGCTGGATGAGGTTGGGAGTTCTAATTAGGTACAGGGGCTTGGTTTCACATCCTGACCTCTACCCTTTGTTCCCTTCCCCAGTCACCATGTGTCCTGTGAGGTGGAACCACCTGGTACCAGTGATCATCCTGCCCCACGGGTGCTTCGGCCAACACTAGTCATCTCGCAGTGGACAGAGTGAGGGAGTCAGCAGCTGGGGGGTGGTTCCTTGGGAACTTGTCATTCTTCTCTGATCCTCCCAATCTCCTGCCACTGTAGGGTTCTGGGCTCTGTTGGGGGCCCCACCCCACTTGTATCCTGGGACCGGCCCAGTGTAGGGGGAGATGAGGTTCCTGGAACACCTGCCCCTTTGCTGACCCGAATAGCCCAGGTGAGTTCTGCTCTTGACCTCTGGTTTTCACACTGACCCCGACTCTGTAAATGTGTTTTCCTTAACTTCCCTGTCTTCATGCTAGTCTTCCATGTCATTTGTCCTAGCATATGAAGTGGCCATCTGTCTCATCTCTGGATTCTGCCCTGGAAAGCAGTCCCTCCCTGCATAGTCCAGCTGACCCCAGCCACCTCTCTCCCCCAGCCTCCTCTCCTAGGCCCTCTCGAGGCCACCGCCGCTCAGCCTCCTGTGGGTCCCCATTGAGTGGGAGTACAGGAGAAGGAGCCTCCAGGGGAATTGGATATGGGGGAGGGGGATCTTGTCCAGGGGCCTCTGATTGCCGAATCATCCGA from Ictidomys tridecemlineatus isolate mIctTri1 chromosome 8, mIctTri1.hap1, whole genome shotgun sequence carries:
- the Rgl2 gene encoding ral guanine nucleotide dissociation stimulator-like 2 isoform X2, yielding MLPRPLRLLLDTSPPGGVVLSSFRSRDPEEGGDPGGRAVGGGQEEEEEEEEEAPVSVWDEEEDGATFTVTSRQYRPLDPLAPTPPPRSSRRLRAGTLEALVRHLLDPRTSGADMTFMSAFLATHRAFTSTPALLGLVADRLEALESHPTDELERTTGVAISVLSTWLASHPEDFGSEVKGQLDRLEGFLHRTGYAAGEGVGGGSADLFRNLRSRVDPQAPDLPKPLALPGDPPADPTDVLVFLADHLAEQLTLLDAELFLNLVPSQCLGGLWGHRDRPGHSHLCPSVRATVTQFNKVAGAVVSSVLGATSTGEGPGEVTIRPLRPPQRARLLEKWIRVADECRLLRNFSSVYAVVSALQSSPIHRLRAAWGEAARDSLRVFSSLCQIFSEEDNYSQSRELLLQEVKLQPPLEPHSKKSPRSGSRGGGVVPYLGTFLKDLVMLDAASKDELENGYINFDKRRKEFAVLSELRRLQNECRGYDLRPDPDIQQWLRGLQPLTEAQSHHVSCEVEPPGTSDHPAPRVLRPTLVISQWTEVLGSVGGPTPLVSWDRPSVGGDEVPGTPAPLLTRIAQHMKWPSVSSLDSALESSPSLHSPADPSHLSPPASSPRPSRGHRRSASCGSPLSGSTGEGASRGIGYGGGGSCPGASDCRIIRVQMELGEDGSVYKSILVTSQDKAPSVISRVLKKNNRDSAVASEFELVQLLPGERELTIPPSANVFYAMDGASHDFLLRQRRKPSTATPGSASGPSASGTPPSEGGGGSFPRIKATGRKIARALF
- the Rgl2 gene encoding ral guanine nucleotide dissociation stimulator-like 2 isoform X1; its protein translation is MLPRPLRLLLDTSPPGGVVLSSFRSRDPEEGGDPGGRAVGGGQEEEEEEEEEAPVSVWDEEEDGATFTVTSRQYRPLDPLAPTPPPRSSRRLRAGTLEALVRHLLDPRTSGADMTFMSAFLATHRAFTSTPALLGLVADRLEALESHPTDELERTTGVAISVLSTWLASHPEDFGSEVKGQLDRLEGFLHRTGYAAGEGVGGGSADLFRNLRSRVDPQAPDLPKPLALPGDPPADPTDVLVFLADHLAEQLTLLDAELFLNLVPSQCLGGLWGHRDRPGHSHLCPSVRATVTQFNKVAGAVVSSVLGATSTGEGPGEVTIRPLRPPQRARLLEKWIRVADECRLLRNFSSVYAVVSALQSSPIHRLRAAWGEAARDSLRVFSSLCQIFSEEDNYSQSRELLLQEVKLQPPLEPHSKKSPRSGSRGGGVVPYLGTFLKDLVMLDAASKDELENGYINFDKRRKLRTPSQEFAVLSELRRLQNECRGYDLRPDPDIQQWLRGLQPLTEAQSHHVSCEVEPPGTSDHPAPRVLRPTLVISQWTEVLGSVGGPTPLVSWDRPSVGGDEVPGTPAPLLTRIAQHMKWPSVSSLDSALESSPSLHSPADPSHLSPPASSPRPSRGHRRSASCGSPLSGSTGEGASRGIGYGGGGSCPGASDCRIIRVQMELGEDGSVYKSILVTSQDKAPSVISRVLKKNNRDSAVASEFELVQLLPGERELTIPPSANVFYAMDGASHDFLLRQRRKPSTATPGSASGPSASGTPPSEGGGGSFPRIKATGRKIARALF
- the Rgl2 gene encoding ral guanine nucleotide dissociation stimulator-like 2 isoform X3 — its product is MTFMSAFLATHRAFTSTPALLGLVADRLEALESHPTDELERTTGVAISVLSTWLASHPEDFGSEVKGQLDRLEGFLHRTGYAAGEGVGGGSADLFRNLRSRVDPQAPDLPKPLALPGDPPADPTDVLVFLADHLAEQLTLLDAELFLNLVPSQCLGGLWGHRDRPGHSHLCPSVRATVTQFNKVAGAVVSSVLGATSTGEGPGEVTIRPLRPPQRARLLEKWIRVADECRLLRNFSSVYAVVSALQSSPIHRLRAAWGEAARDSLRVFSSLCQIFSEEDNYSQSRELLLQEVKLQPPLEPHSKKSPRSGSRGGGVVPYLGTFLKDLVMLDAASKDELENGYINFDKRRKLRTPSQEFAVLSELRRLQNECRGYDLRPDPDIQQWLRGLQPLTEAQSHHVSCEVEPPGTSDHPAPRVLRPTLVISQWTEVLGSVGGPTPLVSWDRPSVGGDEVPGTPAPLLTRIAQHMKWPSVSSLDSALESSPSLHSPADPSHLSPPASSPRPSRGHRRSASCGSPLSGSTGEGASRGIGYGGGGSCPGASDCRIIRVQMELGEDGSVYKSILVTSQDKAPSVISRVLKKNNRDSAVASEFELVQLLPGERELTIPPSANVFYAMDGASHDFLLRQRRKPSTATPGSASGPSASGTPPSEGGGGSFPRIKATGRKIARALF